Proteins from a genomic interval of Lolium perenne isolate Kyuss_39 chromosome 1, Kyuss_2.0, whole genome shotgun sequence:
- the LOC127298542 gene encoding cyclin-T1-4 — MAMLPIDSSHHGIVENSPYRITKSGNEEVGKLGASWYFTRKEIEENSPSKKDGIDLKKESYLRKSYCTYLQDLGMRLKVPQVTIATSIVFCHRFYLRQSHAKNDRRTIATVCMFLAGKVEETPRPLKDVIMVSYELIHKKDPAAGQKIKQREVYDRQKELILLGERVVLATLGFDLNVHHPYKPLVETIKKFKITHNALPQVAWNFVNDGLRTSLCLQFKSHHIAAGALFLAGKFLKVKFLPDDGEKAWYQEFDVTPRQLEEVSNQMLELYEQNRVVQSQPTHGNEAEGSSAIVPNQGISVKAQAKSEEPPVLGHHQASKQSDSNHSTSTGVPIHNGAEDSDRNKQINSQRSLQNVSGDHGIDKTSCQSGVGVGAGINDGMHDDTKSLPGSSRSSDKSDIPMEEQKPFLSHASSCETRDGNLSSGDVPSVSSSMMDAMNKIDKDKVKAALEKQRRLKGDVARNVDVMDDEDLLESELERGVELTVEDEKIKSGDVAENGDHGEQNVPEAEVLVDVKEECSPAKRNDGFEQVPEPS; from the exons ATGGCTATGCTCCCAATTGATTCGTCCCATCATGGAATTGTGGAAAATAGCCCCTACAGAATTACGAAGAGTGGGAATGAGGAAGTTGGTAAACTTGGTGCTTCATGGTATTTCACTAGAAAGGAAATAGAAGAGAATTCTCCATCCAAGAAGGATGGCATTGATTTAAAGAAAGAGTCTTACCTTCGAAAATCGTACTGTACGTATCTGCAAGATTTGGGGATGCGGCTGAAAGT GCCTCAAGTGACGATTGCTACATCTATTGTTTTCTGTCACCGTTTTTACCTTCGTCAATCTCATGCAAAAAATGACAGACGA ACAATCGCTACTGTTTGCATGTTCTTGGCTGGAAAAGTTGAAGAAACACCTAGGCCTTTGAAGGATGTAATCATGGTTTCTTACGAGCTTATTCATAAAAAGGATCCTGCTGCTGGTCAGAAAATCAAGCAGAGG GAAGTATATGATCGGCAAAAAGAACTTATTTTACTTGGAGAGCGAGTTGTACTTGCAACACTTGGTTTTGACCTTAATGTGCACCATCCTTACAAGCCCCTGGTTGAAACAATAAAGAAATTCAAGATTACTCATAACGCGCTTCCTCAAGTTGCCTGGAATTTTGTCAATGATGG GCTGCGTACATCACTTTGCCTGCAATTCAAGTCTCATCATATTGCAGCAGGTGCTCTCTTTTTGGCTGGTAAGTTTCTCAAAGTGAAGTTTCTTCCAGATGATGGTGAGAAGGCTTGGTATCAGGAATTCGATGTGACACCAAGACAGCTGGAAG AGGTTAGCAATCAAATGTTAGAGCTGTATGAGCAAAACCGTGTAGTGCAGTCACAGCCAACACATGGGAATGAAGCTGAAGGGAGCTCTGCTATTGTGCCTAATCAAGGAATCTCTGTAAAAGCTCAAGCGAAGTCCGAGGAACCTCCTGTTCTTGGGCATCATCAAGCATCTAAACAGTCAGATTCCAATCATTCTACCTCAACAGGTGTTCCAATTCACAATGGTGCCGAGGACTCAGATCGAAACAAGCAAATCAATAGCCAGAGAAGTCTGCAAAATGTCAGTGGTGACCATGGAATCGACAAAACAAGCTGTCAGAGTGGAGTTGGAGTTGGTGCTGGTATAAACGACGGTATGCATGATGACACAAAGTCCTTGCCAGGAAGTTCCAGATCCAGTGACAAATCTGATATTCCAATGGAAGAGCAGAAGCCTTTTCTATCGCATGCTAGTTCATGTGAAACCAGAGATGGTAATCTCAGTAGCGGTGATGTTCCCAGTGTCTCATCCTCCATGATGGATGCCATGAATAAAATTGACAAGGATAAGGTCAAGGCAGCTCTGGAGAAGCAAAGAAGATTGAAAGGTGATGTTGCTAGGAATGTAGATGTGATGGATGATGAAGATCTACTAGAGAGTGAATTAGAACGCGGTGTAGAATTGACTGTTGAGGATGAGAAGATCAAGTCTGGTGATGTTGCAGAAAATGGGGACCATGGGGAGCAGAATGTGCCAGAGGCTGAGGTTCTGGTGGACGTTAAAGAAGAGTGTTCTCCAGCCAAGAGAAATGATGGTTTTGAGCAAGTCCCAGAACCCTCATGA